The following are encoded together in the Bacillus sp. V2I10 genome:
- a CDS encoding serine hydrolase translates to MTDFEQRLQEVIECCPGRIGLSLDLDGKIFERDSREIFSSASLIKLPILLTAFHLKEHGILTLEEKVKMCDIEKTGGAGVLQSFSDDAVLTILDLLSLMIVVSDNAATNYMIHKAGRTAISACIKELNLKGTELNRDMMDLEAIKNGLNNWTTADDILKCLKAIGGEGFLSTASRKQMADILQKQQFTDKLPYHMDKEKVYAGNKTGELPGIEHDCAIIRFGDRTAYIAVLIDQLLNKEAGRRTISEIGKLIYEELIDM, encoded by the coding sequence ATGACGGACTTTGAGCAGAGGCTGCAGGAAGTGATTGAATGCTGTCCTGGAAGAATAGGACTCTCACTAGATCTTGATGGAAAAATCTTCGAACGGGACAGTCGCGAAATTTTTTCATCGGCGAGTCTGATTAAACTTCCCATCCTGCTGACAGCTTTTCATCTAAAAGAGCACGGTATTCTTACTTTAGAAGAAAAGGTGAAAATGTGTGATATTGAAAAAACAGGCGGAGCCGGTGTCCTGCAGTCTTTTTCAGATGATGCTGTCTTAACCATTTTGGATTTGCTTTCATTAATGATTGTCGTTTCTGATAATGCGGCGACAAATTACATGATTCATAAAGCCGGAAGAACGGCAATAAGCGCCTGTATAAAGGAACTAAACCTTAAAGGCACTGAGCTGAACCGGGATATGATGGATTTGGAAGCAATCAAAAACGGTTTGAATAACTGGACGACCGCAGATGACATACTGAAGTGCCTGAAAGCAATCGGCGGGGAAGGCTTCCTTTCCACAGCAAGCAGAAAACAGATGGCAGACATCCTTCAAAAGCAGCAATTCACAGACAAGCTTCCCTATCATATGGATAAGGAAAAGGTATACGCAGGCAACAAAACCGGAGAGCTTCCAGGCATTGAGCATGACTGTGCAATCATCCGCTTTGGCGATCGAACGGCCTATATCGCCGTGCTGATTGATCAGCTTTTGAATAAGGAAGCAGGCAGAAGGACAATCAGTGAAATCGGGAAACTAATTTATGAAGAGCTTATAGACATGTAA
- a CDS encoding ABC transporter ATP-binding protein: MTVENLLEVRNLKKHFHLGKGATLKAVDGISFTVKKGETYGIVGESGCGKSTAGRTILGLYDQTEGEVLFNGKNIHELKGKDKFAYYRQMQMIFQDPYASLNPRSTVLEIISEPMEVHGMYKNKQGRTEKVHQLLEDVGLNRDHANRYPHEFSGGQRQRIGIARALALDPEFIIADEPISALDVSVQAQVVNLMKRLQKEKGLTYLFIAHDLSMVKQISDRIGVMYLGHLVEQTASRELYKKPLHPYTQALLTAIPIPDPDVEDKRERIILQGELPSPMNPPSGCVFRTRCAYAMEACASRKPVWQEVEENHFVACHLYDRSIMGDQDFSQIAATK, encoded by the coding sequence ATAACAGTGGAGAACTTGCTGGAAGTACGAAATTTAAAGAAACATTTTCACCTTGGTAAAGGGGCAACGCTAAAAGCAGTAGACGGCATTTCATTCACGGTGAAAAAAGGTGAAACGTACGGCATCGTCGGGGAATCAGGGTGCGGAAAATCAACTGCCGGCAGGACCATACTCGGTTTATACGATCAGACAGAAGGAGAAGTATTATTTAACGGCAAAAACATCCATGAATTAAAAGGAAAAGACAAATTTGCCTACTATCGTCAGATGCAAATGATTTTTCAGGATCCATATGCATCATTAAATCCGCGGTCAACTGTCCTTGAGATCATCTCTGAACCAATGGAAGTTCACGGCATGTATAAAAATAAGCAGGGCCGGACGGAAAAAGTGCATCAGCTCCTTGAAGATGTGGGTTTAAACCGTGATCATGCCAACCGCTATCCGCACGAATTCAGCGGCGGCCAAAGACAGCGGATCGGTATTGCACGCGCACTTGCCCTTGATCCGGAATTCATTATCGCAGATGAGCCGATTTCGGCTCTCGATGTTTCCGTGCAGGCTCAAGTAGTGAATCTAATGAAGCGCCTGCAAAAGGAAAAGGGACTGACTTACCTTTTTATCGCGCATGATCTGTCCATGGTGAAGCAAATCAGCGACCGCATCGGGGTTATGTATTTAGGCCACCTTGTCGAGCAGACCGCAAGCAGAGAGCTTTACAAAAAACCGCTGCACCCTTATACACAGGCACTTTTGACTGCTATTCCGATTCCTGATCCGGATGTAGAGGATAAGCGGGAGCGCATTATCCTGCAGGGCGAGCTGCCGAGCCCAATGAATCCGCCGAGCGGCTGTGTATTCAGAACACGCTGTGCCTATGCGATGGAAGCCTGTGCTTCTAGAAAGCCCGTGTGGCAGGAAGTAGAGGAAAATCATTTCGTTGCCTGTCATTTATATGACCGCAGCATCATGGGCGACCAGGATTTTTCTCAAATCGCAGCGACGAAATGA
- a CDS encoding C40 family peptidase, giving the protein MTIRKGRVAVSVATVWTSKDSPRDLDEKAVVNPADIESWLNGLTYETSLALCNENRIQTQALLGEEVWIMDEQDGYAHVIIPSQSSSKDERGYPGWMPLCQIELNAESLHGPIAVVQSKKTMLYSEDETPQFVLSFQTILTVLKEGTEWIEVETPYGKGKLKAADVSIYDAFESVPNGSGQDIVDEGERFIGLPYLWGGMSSFGFDCSGFSYTMCRANGYMIPRDAHDQAASGGKVELAEIEPGDLLFFAYEEGKGNLHHVGIYYGDGKLLHSPNTGKSIEILDMAGTIYEKELCAARRYWLKTEG; this is encoded by the coding sequence ATGACAATAAGAAAAGGAAGAGTTGCGGTATCCGTTGCAACCGTATGGACGTCAAAGGATTCCCCGCGTGATTTGGATGAAAAAGCAGTTGTGAATCCGGCTGACATTGAATCATGGCTGAACGGGCTTACATATGAAACGAGTCTTGCTCTATGTAATGAAAATCGGATTCAGACTCAGGCTTTGCTTGGAGAAGAAGTATGGATCATGGACGAACAGGATGGCTATGCACATGTCATTATTCCCTCTCAGTCCTCTTCAAAGGATGAAAGAGGGTACCCGGGGTGGATGCCGCTTTGCCAAATCGAGCTGAATGCAGAATCACTGCATGGTCCTATCGCAGTTGTTCAAAGCAAAAAAACCATGCTTTATTCTGAAGATGAAACACCTCAATTTGTTCTAAGCTTTCAAACCATCTTGACAGTTCTAAAAGAAGGAACAGAGTGGATTGAAGTAGAAACTCCATATGGCAAAGGGAAACTGAAGGCAGCGGATGTTTCCATTTATGATGCTTTTGAAAGTGTTCCGAATGGAAGTGGTCAGGACATTGTGGATGAGGGCGAAAGATTCATCGGTCTTCCTTATCTTTGGGGCGGAATGAGCAGCTTTGGATTTGATTGTTCAGGGTTCAGTTACACCATGTGCAGAGCAAATGGATACATGATTCCAAGAGATGCCCATGATCAGGCTGCTTCAGGGGGGAAAGTAGAGCTTGCCGAGATTGAGCCTGGCGATTTATTGTTTTTTGCGTACGAAGAAGGGAAAGGAAACCTTCATCACGTAGGCATTTATTACGGAGACGGAAAGCTTCTTCATTCGCCAAACACCGGGAAGTCGATTGAGATTCTTGATATGGCCGGAACCATTTATGAAAAGGAATTATGTGCAGCTAGACGCTATTGGCTAAAGACGGAGGGATAA
- a CDS encoding dipeptide epimerase — protein sequence MKIEQVETFRVAVPLTKPFKTALRTVVTAESVILKVTCESGITGWGEAPPTLVITGDSLSSIEASIHQVLKPFLIGKNLLNYEVIFQGIQMVLAGNSSAKAAVDMALYDCLAKHSRLPLYQYLGGYKDKMETDFTVSVNDVREMGEDAASYIQNGFNVLKVKVGLGDSALDIDRIREVRSRVGPDIKIRLDANQGWKPKEAVTVIGKMEDLGLNIELVEQPVKAHDIEGLKQVTDTVETPIMADESVFTPKQAFEVLKTRSADLINIKLMKAGGIYQAAMINQLAEICGVECMVGSMIETRIGITAAAHFAAAKKNITRFDFDAPLMLAKEIVEGGVRYNGRKMTFSEGNGLGISDVLVNDGEVSAK from the coding sequence ATGAAAATCGAACAAGTGGAAACATTTCGGGTGGCTGTCCCTCTGACAAAGCCTTTTAAAACGGCACTCCGGACAGTTGTGACAGCAGAATCCGTCATCTTAAAAGTGACGTGCGAAAGCGGTATTACCGGCTGGGGAGAAGCGCCGCCGACACTTGTCATTACGGGTGATAGTCTCTCGAGTATAGAAGCCAGTATTCATCAAGTGCTGAAGCCTTTTTTAATCGGCAAAAATCTATTGAACTACGAAGTTATTTTCCAGGGAATACAAATGGTCTTAGCTGGCAATTCAAGTGCAAAAGCCGCAGTGGACATGGCCCTTTATGATTGCCTTGCCAAGCATAGCAGACTGCCGCTTTATCAATATTTAGGCGGTTATAAAGATAAAATGGAAACAGATTTTACCGTCAGTGTAAATGACGTGCGGGAAATGGGAGAAGATGCTGCTTCCTATATTCAAAATGGTTTTAATGTTTTAAAGGTGAAGGTTGGGCTTGGCGACAGTGCTCTGGATATCGACCGGATCAGGGAAGTCAGAAGCCGTGTCGGTCCGGATATTAAAATCCGTCTTGATGCCAACCAAGGATGGAAGCCAAAGGAAGCGGTCACTGTAATAGGCAAAATGGAAGACCTGGGCTTGAACATCGAATTAGTTGAGCAGCCAGTGAAAGCTCATGACATTGAAGGATTAAAGCAAGTAACTGATACCGTGGAAACACCGATTATGGCGGATGAAAGTGTGTTTACTCCGAAGCAGGCCTTTGAAGTTCTGAAAACGAGAAGTGCAGATTTGATTAACATTAAATTAATGAAAGCAGGGGGCATCTATCAAGCTGCCATGATCAATCAGCTTGCTGAAATATGCGGGGTTGAATGCATGGTTGGAAGCATGATCGAAACGCGAATCGGCATTACCGCAGCCGCTCACTTTGCAGCAGCCAAAAAGAACATTACACGTTTTGACTTCGACGCCCCGCTCATGCTTGCAAAAGAAATTGTAGAGGGAGGAGTCCGATATAACGGAAGAAAAATGACATTTTCAGAAGGAAACGGGCTTGGAATTTCAGATGTTCTTGTAAATGACGGGGAGGTTTCAGCAAAATGA
- a CDS encoding LD-carboxypeptidase: MIKSQALKKGDTIGIISPASPPNKENLKRSLSFLEETGLKFKLGKHIEREYGYLAGTDEERAEDIHTMFQDQEVKAIICACGGFGTARMASLLDYDLIQKNPKIFWGYSDITFLHTAIRQKTGLVTFHGPMLSSDFGEEAGVLPLTKQYFHQLFENSPLTYNESLSPLEIMLEGKASGKLVGGNLSLITSSVGTAFEIDSKEKLLLIEDIDEEPYAVDRMLNQLYMAGKLTDAAGILVADFHNCVPQKRKNSIPLDEVLAHYIKLAGKPALRGFKIGHCSPNISVPLGTHAEMNTFEKKVVIESGIL, encoded by the coding sequence ATGATAAAATCCCAGGCTTTAAAAAAAGGCGATACAATCGGCATTATTTCCCCGGCAAGTCCTCCGAATAAAGAGAACCTTAAGCGCTCCCTTTCTTTTTTAGAAGAAACAGGCTTGAAATTTAAGCTCGGCAAACATATTGAACGGGAATACGGATATCTTGCAGGAACAGATGAAGAAAGAGCAGAAGATATTCATACGATGTTTCAGGATCAAGAGGTTAAAGCCATCATCTGCGCGTGCGGCGGCTTTGGAACAGCCCGAATGGCCTCTCTATTAGACTATGACCTTATTCAAAAGAACCCGAAGATTTTCTGGGGCTACAGCGATATTACTTTTTTACATACAGCCATCAGACAGAAGACCGGTCTCGTTACGTTTCACGGACCTATGCTCAGCTCTGATTTTGGAGAGGAAGCAGGTGTTCTTCCGTTAACCAAACAGTATTTTCATCAGCTTTTTGAGAACAGCCCTCTGACTTATAATGAATCTCTTTCACCCCTTGAAATCATGCTGGAAGGAAAAGCAAGCGGTAAGCTTGTTGGCGGGAATCTATCATTAATCACAAGCTCGGTCGGTACCGCTTTTGAGATTGATTCGAAAGAGAAACTGCTTTTAATTGAAGACATTGATGAAGAGCCTTATGCAGTCGACCGCATGCTGAATCAGCTTTATATGGCAGGCAAGTTAACAGACGCAGCTGGTATTCTCGTCGCTGATTTTCATAACTGCGTTCCTCAAAAACGAAAGAATTCGATTCCGCTTGATGAAGTGCTGGCCCATTACATAAAACTTGCAGGCAAACCGGCTTTAAGAGGGTTTAAAATCGGACACTGCAGTCCTAATATCTCTGTTCCGCTTGGAACACATGCAGAAATGAATACATTCGAAAAGAAAGTTGTAATCGAAAGCGGAATTCTTTAA
- a CDS encoding peptide ABC transporter substrate-binding protein, with amino-acid sequence MKKWMAMFLTALLVFVLAACTANESAGKDTEKEEKEKEKILHLNNGAEPTSFDPVIGFDAVSWNALNNLMEGLTRLGKDHEPEAAAAEKWDVSEDGKTYTFHIRENAKWSNGDDLTAEDFVFAWKRLLNPETGSGAAFLGYFIEGGEAYNSGTGSADDVKVKAVDKKTFEVTLISPQAYFLSVIANPAFFPVNEKVAAETPDWFAEADTFVGNGPFSLESWEHDKEFVMKKNDQYWDAKNVKLDGVHWAIVEDTNTEYQLYQTGELDTSDVPADLAESLFEEGKANVEEQAGDYFYRMNVTLEPFQNVNIRKAFAMAVDQKQIVDFVTKNQETAAYGFVSPGFKDPSGKDFREASGDLVKTDAAEAKALLEKGMKEEGYDKLPEVTLTYSTDDTHKKIAEALQQMFKENLGVDVKLANLEANVFAEDQKALKFQLSRSSFLADYADPVNFLENFQTGHSMNRTGWTNAEYDQLIKDSKNESDEAKRFDMLYKAEKILFEEAPIIPIHFYNQVYLQNEDVSGIVRHPVGYLELKWADKK; translated from the coding sequence ATGAAAAAGTGGATGGCTATGTTCCTGACTGCATTGTTAGTATTCGTACTTGCAGCATGTACAGCAAATGAGAGTGCAGGAAAAGATACAGAAAAAGAAGAAAAAGAAAAAGAGAAAATTTTGCACCTGAATAATGGAGCTGAACCAACATCATTTGACCCTGTCATTGGATTTGACGCTGTTTCATGGAATGCGCTGAACAACTTAATGGAAGGTCTTACCCGTTTAGGAAAAGATCATGAGCCTGAAGCAGCAGCGGCTGAGAAATGGGACGTTTCTGAAGATGGCAAAACGTACACGTTTCACATTCGCGAAAATGCAAAATGGTCAAACGGCGATGATTTAACAGCTGAGGATTTCGTGTTTGCATGGAAACGCCTTTTAAATCCTGAAACAGGATCAGGAGCAGCATTTTTAGGCTACTTCATTGAGGGCGGAGAAGCTTACAACAGCGGAACTGGCTCTGCAGATGATGTAAAAGTGAAAGCTGTTGACAAAAAGACATTTGAGGTTACGCTAATCAGTCCTCAAGCATATTTCTTAAGTGTCATTGCGAACCCGGCATTTTTCCCGGTAAATGAAAAAGTAGCTGCGGAAACACCAGACTGGTTTGCAGAAGCTGACACGTTTGTTGGCAACGGACCTTTCTCACTCGAGTCATGGGAGCATGACAAGGAATTTGTAATGAAGAAAAACGATCAGTACTGGGATGCAAAAAACGTGAAGCTTGATGGCGTTCATTGGGCGATCGTAGAAGATACTAATACAGAATACCAGCTCTACCAAACAGGTGAATTGGATACATCAGACGTGCCTGCTGACTTGGCAGAATCTCTTTTTGAAGAAGGAAAAGCAAATGTTGAAGAACAGGCAGGAGATTACTTCTACCGCATGAACGTTACTCTTGAACCGTTCCAGAACGTAAACATCCGCAAAGCATTTGCAATGGCAGTTGATCAAAAGCAAATCGTTGATTTCGTAACGAAAAACCAGGAAACAGCTGCATACGGCTTCGTTTCTCCTGGCTTTAAAGATCCATCAGGCAAAGACTTCCGCGAAGCAAGCGGCGATCTTGTAAAAACAGATGCAGCTGAAGCAAAAGCATTGCTTGAAAAAGGCATGAAAGAAGAAGGCTATGACAAGCTTCCTGAAGTCACATTAACTTACAGCACAGATGATACGCATAAGAAAATTGCAGAAGCGCTTCAGCAAATGTTTAAGGAAAACTTAGGCGTGGATGTTAAACTTGCGAACCTTGAAGCGAACGTATTTGCAGAAGATCAAAAAGCATTGAAATTCCAGCTTTCAAGAAGTTCATTCTTAGCTGACTATGCCGATCCTGTAAACTTCCTTGAGAACTTTCAAACAGGACATTCTATGAACCGCACAGGCTGGACAAATGCTGAGTACGATCAATTAATCAAAGACTCTAAAAATGAATCTGACGAAGCAAAACGCTTTGACATGCTGTACAAGGCAGAAAAGATTTTATTTGAAGAAGCACCGATCATTCCGATCCATTTCTACAACCAGGTTTACTTGCAAAATGAAGATGTATCAGGCATCGTCCGTCACCCTGTCGGATATTTGGAATTAAAATGGGCAGATAAGAAGTAA
- a CDS encoding ABC transporter ATP-binding protein — protein sequence MEKVLEVNELHVSFQTYGGSVKAVRGVSFDLRKGETLAIVGESGCGKSVTSQSIMRLIPEPPGTIDSGSILFKGKDVTKMKEKELRKLRGAEISMIFQDPMTALNPTLTIGDQIMEGIIQHESMPKEKAKQKALEMMNLVGIPSPEARLKQYPHQFSGGMRQRIVIAMALVCEPEVLIADEPTTALDVTIQAQILDLFRDIQKKTGVSIILITHDLGVVAQVADRVAVMYAGKIVEAGSRREIFYQPQHPYTKGLLRSIPRLDIEGEELIPIAGSPPDLFSPPEGCPFAPRCEHAMEVCDRVYPFTSALSKEHQVDCWLQDSRALAAASMK from the coding sequence ATGGAAAAAGTACTAGAAGTAAACGAACTCCATGTTTCTTTTCAAACATACGGGGGAAGTGTAAAAGCGGTCCGTGGTGTAAGCTTTGATTTGCGAAAAGGCGAAACACTCGCAATAGTAGGAGAATCGGGCTGCGGAAAAAGTGTGACTTCTCAAAGCATTATGCGCTTAATTCCTGAACCGCCGGGAACAATTGATTCAGGCTCTATCCTTTTTAAAGGAAAAGACGTAACCAAAATGAAGGAAAAAGAGCTGAGAAAGCTTCGCGGCGCTGAAATATCAATGATCTTTCAGGATCCGATGACAGCGCTGAATCCGACGCTGACCATAGGTGATCAAATCATGGAAGGCATTATCCAGCACGAAAGCATGCCGAAAGAAAAGGCAAAACAAAAAGCACTTGAGATGATGAATCTTGTTGGCATCCCAAGCCCTGAAGCCCGGTTAAAGCAGTATCCGCATCAATTCAGCGGAGGCATGCGGCAGCGGATTGTGATTGCGATGGCTCTTGTCTGCGAGCCTGAAGTGTTAATCGCAGATGAACCGACCACCGCTCTTGATGTGACGATTCAGGCTCAAATTCTCGATTTATTCCGCGACATTCAGAAGAAAACAGGCGTTTCCATTATTCTGATTACCCATGATTTGGGTGTTGTCGCACAAGTAGCTGATCGAGTAGCGGTTATGTATGCCGGTAAAATCGTGGAAGCAGGATCAAGAAGAGAAATTTTTTATCAGCCGCAGCATCCGTACACAAAGGGACTGCTTCGCTCCATCCCTCGTCTTGACATTGAAGGAGAAGAGCTGATTCCGATTGCAGGTTCACCTCCGGATTTATTTTCGCCTCCTGAAGGGTGCCCGTTTGCGCCAAGGTGTGAGCATGCAATGGAAGTTTGTGATCGTGTGTATCCTTTTACGTCTGCATTGAGCAAAGAGCACCAAGTGGACTGCTGGCTGCAGGACAGCCGCGCATTAGCTGCAGCATCAATGAAATAA